In Salvelinus sp. IW2-2015 linkage group LG8, ASM291031v2, whole genome shotgun sequence, the sequence gtgtgatactttgaagaatctaaaatataacatatattttgatttgtttaacacttttttggttactatatgattccatgtgtgtcatttaatagttttgatgtcttgactattattctacaatgataaATCTTttagaaaaaccctagaatgagtagatgtttccaaacttttgactggtgctgtatatccAAATATTTATCAGGTGCACAGAGGGTGTACATGAAATGTAAGTGGTTACAGCTGTAGCCAGTTAGCCAGATAACACCTGGGAAAGGACGGACAGCGGGCATGTGTTTCCCCTTGGAATAGtctcacacacacgtgcacacactctcactctcaaaCTTACACGAAAAGTGCTTATAGCAATTGAAAAAGTGCCATGTACTCCAAATGCAATCCATTTGCTGTCAATACCCAGCTatcacatttggttccttggaagttgtgggaacgaagccatatgtttcctgaccggtaaaacagattcttttttaaatgttctgagaacggaagtgaaaatttagcctgttctgggaatgtacATTTTTAGTTTCCAGAGAGGTTCTGAGAAAGTTTTACTATGGTTttctgaaagttttcctgggaggttttattagcGTTCCGAGAACGGAAATGATAGGTTATTTTAAGGTAAATAACGTTCTAAGAAAATGTTTCAAGAAGACGTTTAATAACACTGTTAGCTTAGTTTGCGTTAACTGTTTGGAAcaccaagcacagataggacacatggcaATTAATATCCTtcggcattaatcatgcaaacacattttatTGTTGCACGGTATCAGTGAGATTGGAACCTATAATATTCCACTGCCCCACCAGGATTGAGCTTGCAGTTTTTttaagctgttcattttagtctttTCAACCAGACCCCATTTctaaggaaacaagcactcattaagatcaggtgtggccaattagtgggggTGGCCAActcacctgaacacacttaacaagatagaggatagagagagttttgttgacgatgagaacagaatgtatatgttttMAAATAACATTGTTAGAACATTCTTTGAACGGTACTAATGTTTTCATTGTggttttatggaaagttttctaaATGTTCTGACAACAtcactttaaatagaaccatgaacCAAGTACTGAATTCAccacctaagaaacatatggttgtcAGAACGTTATGCGCTAGCTGGGTATCCTGAACCATTCCTAGAATGCTGtcggaaggttgtatgcaaagtAACTTTAGGACAACCATTCTCTCACCAAGCTTAAAGAAACATTTGGTTCtgagaacattatgtgctagctgggtattaTATCATCACATTCTATTGTACTGAAAATCAAAGCTAACGGCTTGACAAGCAGTTTAATTGTACGTTTGCCAACGTCATTCACCTGCTGATACAATAAAACCACAATCGCTGTAGAAACGCAGGTCTCCTGCTTTATGTGAGAATAAAGAAGGAGTCCTGCATAGATATAccactttgtgtgtgttttaatacTCGGTCCAAGCAACCACTCTCCAACCCCATAGCCCCAACAGTTCCTTTCTCTGGCTAGCGCCCAGAGGGCACAACTGGAGCATTatctgaagcccttgacaaagcACTTTCTCCAGCAGGACGCGGCGgttacacacacagccacattcAAGCAGACAGTTCCTCTTAAAAGCCCTCAGTTGTACCAGCCTGGGCTCTTACCGTAATTTGGGAACCAGCGTTTTCAAAAGAGAATGGGTTGTAGTAATGGCAGGAGAGTGATGGCATGCATAAAGGATTGCTCTACATGGAACAGTAGGAATGGAAGGGGGGTCCTCTGGATCTCAGATGGGGCTGTGCTTCATTGCTTTGTCAGCACTGTAACTGCAGTCTTGTACAGGGAAAACATATCTGAGCAGAAGATGAAGCCTCACTCACAGGTATGTCTGTATTTACTAGTCATTTATTCTCCATTGCCTCAGAGTGGGGAGAGATGAGGATTACGTTTCTGGGATAAATTTAAAAGCTGTTTGGAAATGGATTGGGTTGGATTGTACAGTCCTCTGAAAGTGAGAGCATTGAGAGGATGATTgtgagaatagaatagaatagaatagaagaggTGATCTCTGAATGTTCTGCTCAGGGAATAAACTGACACAAAAGAGGATGACAAATGACTAAAACTTTACCAAAAACCCACCGCTATCAATCCCTGTCTGTTACCACCCACATGGAAAGTTGCTGTTACATTTAAGCCAAACCAGCTGAAACTGGGTCCCTCAATCATGTTTATTGCAGGAACTGATAAGATACAACGGAAAGCCCAGCTAGCATATAAAGTTCTGAGAACCTTATGTTTCTTAGAGCTGGTTGAGTGTGTCGGTTGTCCTATTGGTATTTTGCaaacaaccttcccacaacattctgggaattgtgcaggatacccagctagcacataacgttctgaggaCGATATGTTTCTTAGGGAgaaatttcagtacttcagcataagaTTTCCTACAGTTCAAAGatcattctaagaatgttatatatatcttttttttttcagcatcaacaaaattcgctctatcctctatcttgttaagtatGTTCAGGCGTGTTGgccacgcccactaattggcaacaactgatcttaatgagtgcttgtttccattGAAATGTGGTCTGTTGAAATAGACTAAaattaacagctttgtatgaTTGAAAATAACATGTCAGGGCaccatagtaaaatgttctcagaacctccctgcaacctaaaaatgtacattcccagaacaggcaaatgttcatttccattctcagaatgtaaaaaaaaaaaaaagtacattcctacaacttccaaggaaccaaatgtgctagctgggagagctgcatttcactgtaatcttTAGAAAACAGATCTTTACAGCAGCACACAGATGTGAGTGTAAAGAATATGACACTGCTTGCTTAgcaagtaccacttcctcctgattcggTTCACACCAAGGCTCCaactcaggacctctgccttgctaYCACACGTGACCAACCTCCTGAAGCATCTTACTAGCTTTTCACTGGCGCACGACACTTCAGGCTGACAGGCCATTTACACTAGGGAGCGACATTGAAACATCGGAAGCCATTCACTTTATaagcttgcttgctagcttgttagcacccACACGAGGGCAAGGCAAGCGTGGCTAAGCGAGTGCCACTTTTACAGTGTAAATGGCAGGTCAgaagtaagtttcacacatccctaTGTGCRACATTCACCCCTCAAACTACATGAGCACTGAAGCCAATTCAGATTTGGTTAAACTTCTTATCTTTACATGTGGTTTAGTTGCGCTTTTCATTCTCACCAGTTTCCAAGTGGCTCATTCGACAAACCTCTCCAGTTCCCTACAAATCTTCCCCAGAtcattgttgtaaatgagaatgtgttctgtcTCAGTCAACTTCCCTGGTAAAATAAAAGCTAATTAATGAGAAAACATAGCCCACTTATGAAATGTGTGCTTTCAGAGGGGTGTTAAGCAGCTTGCCTATTCCATTACCTCATTGTGCTTTAGCAGCAGTCTGtgctgtttattatatatataaaatagatatagagtacagtacagtttgcATCTGAGACCGTGCATATGTCTCAGAGCACATCCATCCCTCTAGTCCAGAGGAGCTCTTTACTATCGGGAGGTTTACATTTTTCATCACAACAAGGATGGATGGCATAGTAAAACGTGGTTACTAAGCAACTGCTTCCTGGCTTTGTGATCAGTCAACTGTTGCAGGCATgtgaggatctctctctctctctctctgacacacacacacacactgtcttatGTGTTTTCTCAGTGTGTCACTAATAGGCAAAACTCACAGAATCTATAATGAATGACTGTGAGAAGGTCAGTTCTGGTGACTTATTCAAATGAAATTCTACTCCAAAATTAATTATAATAAAATGATGCTGACATGTAAATTAAAATATTTATCCCGTGTTTCTGGCTATGTTGTGACTATGGTAGctaatattgtaatattgtaatattgCCGCTTATTTCTCggttttcaagcaaaggtctttagGGAGTTTGAGAGCACAGATGGTTGCTTCGCCTAGCTGAGTTCTGCTAGAAGCAAACCGAACCTATGTATGTGGACGCCTTGAAAGGGAGacgaaggaagggagggaggagaaaaaaagagagacggggaagggaggggagaagtGGAAAGTGGTCTCTTGCTGAGCTCTGATATTCTATTCACTCTCTCCGCGCCAGACAGAGAGCAAGCAAGTCAACAGCAATCTTGATAGAGGTAGGTTTTATCACCAAAACTTTAACTTTGACCTATTGCTTGTGCCTCAGCTTAATATGCAGATATCTACATTACATTGCGTTGTGTTGTGCTTTTTCCTGTAAGATAAAATGAAATACCTTACTTTTATGCAGTCTAATATATTGAAATAGGCTATTCGTTGGCGATATTTTACTgagtaaaaacaaatatttggcTGCAATTAAAACAGTTTTGTACATATTGGTTCTACTCTGTTAGAATTGTATGCATTTGGATATTTCCAGTTGCAACGTCTGTGCATTGAAAGGGATTTAAACAAGCACGTATTGACTGCATGCAGCCAATACGATACGCCCAGAAGCTCTGAATGTCAAATACTTCACGAAAGGGACGTGACAAAAAAAAACGCTTTTCAGAAATAAATGAGTGCTTTCCATCGCGTGGCTGAATAGTTGGTTGACTTAATGCGCCACCCTTGACGTGCGGATGATGGCTAATGACGCGTTTTGCTTGTTTCCTCTACAGCGCAACTTTCACCACAGCAAGATGTGCGCACAAACCCTACTGTTTAAAGACAGCTCGACCTAAGGCGCGCCACAGAAATCAGGACATTGGACAGCGACACCCGGCCGATTTCAGAACCTCCAACCCGGCGGAAAGCACAAAGTCCCCGGCTCTCGACCCTCTTATCAGAGAGCAATGGGTTGCAGAAGCTCTGCTATTAATGTTAAACTTAACTCACTCTTCTACCCAGTATGGTAACAGTATCGATACTGAGGGGACCAACGCGAGTGGRGGATGCCAGGGTTGCAACTGCCTTGACAGACTAAGAGCCCTATCACATTCACTTCAAGTACCAAGTCAGAAAAGAACACAAGRGTCGCGTCAGAAGTGAATTGACAGGTTAGACACACCATGGGGATACGGCACCTTTTGCTGCTCCTCATATACCTGGATCCCCTGAGCGTTTTCTGCGCCGCCACGGGAGGCAAGAAAGTGAAGACGGAGACCAAGCGGACTCCCAAGGCAAAAGAAGCCAACATCACCGCGGCGGTCCCCACCGCTGCGCCGCAGAAGAACACGACCAAGGACTACGATATGTGCACGGGTTACTACGACGTGAGCGGACAATTTGATAGAGAGTTTGCGTGTAACAACACGGTTCACCGCTACTGCTGCGGGTCCTGCTTCCTGCGGTTCTGRTGCCAGGAAAAAGAAAAACGAGTGGATCAGTCAAGCTGTAAAAACTACAACACGCCGGACTGGGTGAAAACGCCTCCCCCGTCGCCAGCCTCGACGGGACAGCCTTTTGACCCGAGRATGGACCAGACGAACACRGCGGTGTACATCACCtgtgggatcatagcttttattTTAGTGGTGGGAGTTTCGGCTAAAGTTGCCTACGACAAAGCCACAGAGCCACCTCAGGAAATGAATATCCATAGGTAAGTCAGAATGACTGAATTAATGAACGTCTGCTTGGGTGCAAAGCCCGCTCGTATGTGTGCCGCAACATGATCTGGACTTTAATGTCTTGAGACAAAAATGTCAATGTCGTTAAACATATTATTCTGTAATGAAATCATGTTCGCATgcagtataaaatatattatggatTATCAACCTGTCAATTGAAATCTTCAGTTTTCCGTATAACATGGCCTAGCTAATATGGGGCGTATCCACAGCCCCCAGCCCCAATATGCCAAGAGGTCTGACCCTTGAACTAAGAACACTAGCCGCACCTGGAACAGTTGTACAGTAGACTGACTATATTACTACATGGCAATTAAGGGTCAGAGGTCATAGTTCAGCCTACTGTGAGGTGTCACGTGTCAATTGTTATATCTGACATGAATGGGTCCCTTTCTATGTGTGTGAATTATGGCAGTTCTCATACTTTTAAAACGTTAACTTTAGATGTGATTTAGATGTGCTTGAGATTAgatttgtgcccaatagaaatgaatggtaaataatgtattgtgtcattttggagtcacttttattgtaaataagaatagaatatgtctctaaacacttctacattKATGTGAATGCTACCATGATAACGGATAATACTTCATTACCATTCCTTTATAAtaattaccattcatttctattgggcactaaATCatttgaaacacaaccaaaacgaacAGGAAACAcattttgtagagtcacaagcttgatgtagtcattgcagactaggaatatgggaccaaataKTACATTTTGGactactttctttattttgacccaTACCGTTTAAGAAAAAACAAATCTGTTTCTCTGGGcgattgtattagtataaaataataaaatgtcccAATTTCTTGGAGCATACaacatagctcagtatttgaataWTTTTTTTATACAGTTATTGCTCATGTTTGTATATCAATAGTGTCAATCATTTCGGACCCCACTATATATGGCTCTGGCTCTGCTTGCTCCATATATGGCACCCCTAAACGTTCTATAAAGAACTCCTTTGTAGGGTTCTTTGATCCGAACCCCAGCCATGGGAAACACTGCAAACGTACGGAGGCTGCAAACAGTGAGCTCTGTCACTCAGGCAATAAGCATTTCAACCAATCCATAATTGAACAGCAAATGATTTGCGATTGTTGCAAAAGTTGCTTAAATTACCAAAAGAAAACACACATTGTATACACTGTTAACCTTCTGGATACAACACATCTGCTATGTGATATTGGCACAATGtagtttttatttatatatatatatattgatactTCATTACATGTAACCTTTTTTAAACCCAATAGGGCTACTTTTCTATTGGAGTTTGGATGTTAGGGGTGGATATGGTACGATGAAAAAAGATTAGCTCTATCTCTTTCAcaagatgtgtttttaattcatgtcaatttaccaacatttttgaaaattgatattttttgcgttttggaatgaaactcttttATATGAGAAAACATCTGACTTTTAACCAGGTAGAGATATGTCCTGCCAATACAGTCTGACACTGCTTATACAAATGACCCTATCACCCACTCATAGTTCAAATGGTGCATATATTAAAACAATTATATTCTATTGGATTATACAGAATTGAGGTTAAATGCCGGAAGGCCATTAATACAGTATTGTACACATGAAAGCCGAAAAAAATTGCAGAGGTGTTCAAAGGGAAACATCTAAATGATTTGGATAGACAMGCTTGTCAGGTATGTGGGTGAGGGAATGATCTTACTGATGCATATTTTATGTCTTTTTTGAGCATGTTTCATTGCAGGTGTTGTGATGAATCTGGTTTCTGCATCGTAAACCCGATGTAATAATGCGGAGAGCACTGATGATGCATCATCCCTTAAAATGGAAACGGATAAATCCAGACACACAGCAATGTCTATGCACGTTTCCCTCGTAAAAATACTCATAAAATGTCAAGGCCTTTGCTATGTCAAGTCAAACCAGTTTGTTATCAGTTGACTGTTATAGACCATAAAATTTAAAATCTAACTTCTATTCAAGCCCCCCCACTCCCATACCACCTATCATACCAACACTTTctcagtggtggtggtgtgtgcatTCTCAGCCTGCAGTGGTGAACTGACAAGGGTTAATCAGCATTATGTTGGAGATTTCCACCAAGTAGCTGTTTGTAGTTATGTGTGTAAGCTTCCGTGTGTTTTCTCAGCTGTTTCCCGGGTCCCTTTGGGCTTTGCCACATTACAGTTACCACAGACTAGTGGACAACACATGTTGGAGAGCAGACATCGATGAGCAACCGCTGACAAACATTGTACTCTCCCTCTATGACGCATGGTCCTTTCATACATGCATGACTCAACACAGGCGTAAGCTAGAGACAGTGGATAATGTATCACGTTAAGGTCAAAGGATCATTATAAttgcttccgagtggcgcagcggtctgaggcactgcatctcagtgcaagaggcgtcactacagtccctggtttgaatccaggctgcatcacatccggctgtgattgggagtcccatagggcggcacacaatcggcccagcgtcggccggggtaggccgtcattgtaactaatcattttttcttaactgacttgcctagttaaataaagtttaaatttaaaaataattataataataataattgcttgaCACATCTGCACAACAGCAAATCCAATGTTAAAGTACCTAACTGAAAGACACAGGTGTGAAATAACTAAGAAACAGGAACAATATTTATAGAGCAGCAAAGGTTATGCTGTAGAGATATTTGTCATGCACAAGGCTTTGAGCAACCGCAGCAATGCAAACATCatttgatttcctcctcttccgAAGTGCTGCcagaaaaaaatctaatattgTGGTTGTTTTCTTTCATGAGGCTGTTGAGTTTTTctattccctctcttccctctcctcctcgtccccGAGGGTACCATACCTCCATACACACCTGGTGTCGGCCTGAAAAACACTACCATTCAACCTAATTAGAACTGCTTCTCATACACAcaactctgtttctgtttctactGTTTTATTAATGGTTCTCTGTAACCCTTCAGTGCCAAGAAGACTCACTCACCTTGGAGTTTAGTGTAGCTGCTTGGAGAAGTTAGCTAAATAGTAGTAACAGTGACATTTGGTGCCCAAAATATTCAACGTTTTCACTCTGTGTGTCCCCAGGGCCCTTGCAGACATCCTGAGGCAGCAGGGGCCCATTCCCATATCTCAGTACGACTGTGAGAACTTTGCAGCGATGAACGGCTCTCCCAAAGACAACACTCCTCAACGAACCTCCTCCAAGAACCACTACACCCCTGTCCACCAGTCCAAGTCCAACCACGGTACATTACCTTTATAGTATGCTACATATATTCTACTGTTTTGGGTACATATCTTCAAAGAAAAATTGGTGATGGGCAAATTTGTGAAGCGGTATGAGAatagtgtgtgaagtgtgtgaatgtgttggtGCATCATCTTTATCCTTCATGACTTTGACCTGCTTAATCAGCTGCACGAGACTGTTAATGTATTGATACGTGTCAGTGGTCTCTTATCCTTTGTGTATGAGTGCACACATTGTGTGTCTACGGCATGCTGCTCTCCCTGTCAATGGTGTAATCTCCTATGTTAACATCCCATAATCATCCGATTTGTGCACGAGTgggaacaagagggagagagagaaagagagggatagagacaatagagagaggaagagagggatagagacagtagagagaggaagaaagacagacagaggcccTGTTAGTGTAGATCATTGTGGCTGGTGAGGGAACAGGGCCGGGCCGTCTGTGGCAGGGTGGAAACGGTGGACGCTGTGTGGTTCAGAGGGTGAGTCAGCCAAGGATGACACCCTGAAACACAGACCGCAGCGAGGCCGTGACCGCTTCGGCACGCATGGGAATGGGATTCAACCACACGGCTGGGAAGTGGGAACAGAACAACACTGACAGGGGGTGTAAATCTCGGTTCTGGGATCTCTGAAGAGATACAATCCTGCAACCACAAACCTGTCTCATGTTTACTGTGAGTGTGAGGCATGTCTGAgttgagcgagagggagagaaagagtaaaaGAGAAAGGTGTTTGAGAGATACACAGTAAGACAGAaaaagagtggagagaggaagagactgtgGCTGTATCCGAAAACCCCATACTTCTGTACCTCAACACAACAAGAGAaagggaagacagacagacagacagacagagaaagacctAAAAATCCACTCGCGTGGACAAAAGACATGCAGAGACACACAGCGGGACAGACAAACAGATGTGCAGGCTAGACAAACAAGTGTGTCAGGTTTCAGACCAGTGCATTTAGGTTGCAGAGCATGGCGGGCCATGTCGTCCCCGGTCTGTCGATCCCGCCGGTCTGTCGACCCTGGTCTGTTGACCCCGGTCTGTCGACCCCGCCGGTCTGTCGATCCCGTCGGTCTGTCGACCCCGGTCTGTCGATCCCGGTCTGTCGACCCCGCCGGTCTGTCGACCCCGGTCTGTCGATCCCGGTCTGTCGACCCCGCCGGTCTGTCGACCCCGGTCTGTCGATCCCGGTCTGTCGACCCCGGTCTGTCGACCCCGCCGGTCTGTCGACCCCGGTCTGTCGACCCCAGTCTGCTCCCAGTCAGcggccctgtctgtctccctgactCACTGTATCAATCTGGTCCTAATGCTGTGGCCCACCGAGCCGTGTAAGGCACAGGGGGAATGCACCCACCCAACTGGATGACCTTGTGGGAAGTCAAACTCAGCGGAGGTCAagcatctcgctctctctgtgcctttctgtctgcctgtctggttgtgtctctgtctgcctgccttcctgcaCACAATCGTTGTTAGTGTTAGCTAGTGAACATAgctcatcatgtaggctagctTATCCCATCCAAGCCCAGCTCGCCCTACACTGTGGACCAGGCAGTCCTGTGGACATGAAAGGCAGTGACAGGCAGAAGAGAGATGGCATGGGTAATGTGTGGGTATAAATTGGGAGTTGCCTTTCTATGCACTAACAGGATCAGGATCGGTGGTACAGcagcacagggagagagagagatagaaaccaCTCACTCGCAGTGAAAATGCATATTCATGTGTGGCAAGATGCGCAtccagtataatacagtattgtAGTGCTCCTGAGGAGAAGATTTATTTCTATGAGAGATGTCCCCGCTGAGGATGACACAGTTAGATAGACAGAACATGGAGaacggaaagaaagaaagaaacagaatgaaagaaagacacaaataaatgaataaatgaaaGAAACCCTGCACACACGCCGCAGCCTTCCAAGACGAGCCCCTCGGGTCTCTTAAATCAGATG encodes:
- the LOC111967858 gene encoding protein shisa-6; this encodes MGIRHLLLLLIYLDPLSVFCAATGGKKVKTETKRTPKAKEANITAAVPTAAPQKNTTKDYDMCTGYYDVSGQFDREFACNNTVHRYCCGSCFLRFXCQEKEKRVDQSSCKNYNTPDWVKTPPPSPASTGQPFDPRMDQTNTAVYITCGIIAFILVVGVSAKVAYDKATEPPQEMNIHRALADILRQQGPIPISQYDCENFAAMNGSPKDNTPQRTSSKNHYTPVHQSKSNHGLQYGKESIRSMGSRLHTSSSLPGSSRWAAASPNHYYEPSSPQQPPLVHVACGTETRLTAATYGRTEQNKALSKHAQDDRNKGTTPGGEEEEEDEKEGGSLKGEPPEGSQDSVGGSISWGCTEMWFRGLV